The proteins below are encoded in one region of Takifugu rubripes chromosome 1, fTakRub1.2, whole genome shotgun sequence:
- the coa3a gene encoding cytochrome c oxidase assembly factor 3 homolog, mitochondrial, translated as MADKKPKEGNAPFATRIDPTKEGLSQDQLHYIRQVELEQWKKKTQKLRTRNVATGLAIGALVLGIYGYTFYSVSQERIMDEMDEEAKRARTQGPKTGAN; from the exons ATGGCCGACAAGAAGCCGAAGGAAGGCAATGCTCCGTTTGCAACTAGGATAGACCCAACCAAAGAGGGTCTTTCTCAAGATCAGCTCCATTACATCCGCCAGGTAGAACTCGaacaatggaaaaagaaaacgcagAAGTTGCGAACAAGAAATGTCGCAACAGGACTCGCCATCGGAGCACTCGTCCTGGGTATTT ACGGCTACACATTTTATTCTGTGTCCCAGGAGCGAATCATGGATGAGATGGACGAGGAGGCCAAGCGTGCCAGAACACAAGGACCAAAGACTGGTGCCAACTGA